From Paenibacillus sp. GP183, one genomic window encodes:
- a CDS encoding DNA/RNA helicase domain-containing protein gives MIIYEATKEEFMNHVTEDSIAMKIHQAFVEKIGGTSKSEINSWNNSMNYMYKVLNTTQIPDDISVAIEYKVPANSRRIDFIISGLDENGQYSIVIIELKQWDKLDLVEDEDGMVRTFIGKRLVKTAHPSYQAWSYAKLISEYNESVQNDQISLRPCAYLHNYMHTENDPLTNNLYNNYITKAPVFTKGDVLKLRGFIHLYIKKSDQKKSLYLIEHGKIRPSKSLQDALMKMLDGNEEFIMIDEQKVVYETALSMAKKAQNGGKKQVLIVEGGPGTGKSVLGINLLVQLTAKELVCQYVTKNSAPREVYTKKLQKNYKKSYINNLFKGSGVFYEALKNEFDVLIVDEAHRLNEKSGLFKNKGENQMKEIIYASKFSVFFIDEYQKISMHDIGNKEQIKHYAMLFDAEVVEMELESQFRCNGSDGYLAWLDDVIGIRETANYDGFDFEYDFKIFDDPNELRNQIFEKNKINNKAI, from the coding sequence ATGATCATCTATGAAGCCACAAAAGAAGAATTTATGAACCATGTAACTGAGGATAGTATCGCCATGAAGATCCATCAGGCATTTGTTGAGAAAATTGGCGGTACATCAAAAAGCGAAATTAATTCATGGAATAATTCTATGAACTATATGTACAAAGTTCTTAATACAACTCAGATACCTGATGATATCTCTGTTGCAATCGAATATAAAGTGCCTGCAAATTCAAGACGAATTGATTTTATCATATCCGGGCTAGATGAGAATGGCCAATACTCAATAGTTATTATTGAACTGAAACAATGGGACAAGCTTGATCTGGTAGAAGATGAGGATGGAATGGTTCGCACTTTTATTGGGAAAAGACTTGTTAAGACGGCTCATCCCTCTTATCAAGCTTGGTCATATGCGAAATTAATTTCTGAGTACAACGAATCTGTCCAGAATGATCAGATCTCGTTGCGCCCCTGCGCTTATTTACATAATTATATGCATACGGAGAATGATCCTCTTACAAATAATTTATACAATAATTACATAACTAAAGCTCCCGTCTTCACTAAAGGCGATGTTCTAAAGCTCAGGGGATTCATTCATTTATATATTAAGAAGTCAGATCAAAAAAAATCACTCTATCTTATTGAACATGGGAAAATCAGACCTTCAAAATCTTTGCAGGATGCTTTAATGAAAATGCTGGACGGAAATGAAGAGTTTATCATGATTGACGAGCAAAAAGTGGTGTATGAAACCGCTCTTTCAATGGCAAAGAAGGCTCAAAATGGTGGAAAAAAACAAGTTTTGATTGTTGAGGGTGGACCTGGAACTGGGAAATCAGTTTTGGGAATTAATTTGTTGGTACAACTTACCGCAAAAGAGTTAGTTTGCCAGTATGTAACCAAAAACAGTGCTCCCAGAGAGGTCTATACAAAAAAATTACAAAAAAACTATAAAAAATCATATATTAATAATTTATTTAAGGGTTCAGGTGTCTTTTATGAGGCGTTGAAAAATGAGTTTGATGTTTTAATTGTTGATGAGGCTCATCGATTAAATGAAAAATCGGGTTTATTTAAAAATAAAGGTGAAAACCAAATGAAAGAAATCATATATGCATCAAAGTTCTCAGTATTCTTTATTGATGAGTATCAGAAGATCTCGATGCATGATATTGGAAATAAAGAACAGATTAAACATTATGCGATGTTGTTTGATGCAGAAGTTGTTGAAATGGAGCTAGAATCACAATTTCGTTGCAACGGTTCGGATGGATATCTAGCTTGGTTGGATGATGTTATAGGCATACGTGAGACTGCGAATTATGATGGATTCGATTTCGAATATGATTTCAAGATATTTGATGATCCTAATGAGCTTCGAAATCAAATATTTGAAAAAAATAAGATAAATAATAAAGCTATATAA
- a CDS encoding phosphorothioated DNA-binding restriction endonuclease, with protein sequence MISSELKEIFTNLTIWKKNGQRAPHKPLLILYALAQLQRGDTVLPYKQVREKLKRLLIEFGPVRKSYHPEEPFVRLSTEGIWILSNALDKRKFSDKQLVAEDVAGGFTPEVLSLLSNNDQLIQELAEQLLHEHFPDTIHQDIIEEVGLSFASQQKMRRNPNFRDRILRAYEYSCAVCGFNVRLGNNLVGIDAAHIQWHQAGGPDIEENGIALCSLHHKLFDRGVFTITDERELLVTEQAHGTVGFEEWLMRFHGKRIRYPIHPLYQPKDNFLEWHIREVFRGPGRYLVK encoded by the coding sequence ATGATTTCAAGCGAGCTGAAGGAGATCTTCACAAATCTTACCATCTGGAAAAAGAATGGGCAGCGAGCACCACACAAGCCGCTATTGATCCTTTATGCCCTAGCTCAGCTTCAACGGGGAGATACGGTTCTACCCTATAAACAAGTGCGGGAAAAATTGAAGAGACTGCTTATCGAATTCGGTCCGGTGAGAAAATCCTATCATCCGGAAGAGCCATTCGTACGGCTGAGTACAGAAGGGATATGGATACTAAGCAACGCCTTAGATAAAAGAAAGTTCTCAGATAAACAGTTAGTTGCGGAAGATGTAGCAGGTGGTTTTACTCCAGAAGTCCTGTCGCTATTATCGAATAACGATCAGCTCATTCAGGAGCTTGCAGAGCAATTGCTTCATGAGCATTTTCCGGATACGATTCACCAGGATATTATTGAGGAGGTTGGTCTTTCATTTGCCTCCCAGCAAAAAATGCGCCGTAATCCAAACTTCAGAGACCGCATTCTTCGGGCCTATGAATATAGCTGTGCAGTGTGCGGTTTCAACGTCAGGCTTGGCAATAATCTGGTCGGCATCGACGCGGCACATATTCAATGGCATCAGGCAGGCGGACCGGATATAGAAGAGAATGGTATTGCGTTATGCTCGCTGCACCATAAACTGTTCGATCGCGGCGTATTTACAATCACGGATGAACGGGAGCTGCTCGTTACAGAGCAAGCGCATGGGACTGTCGGCTTCGAAGAGTGGCTGATGCGGTTCCATGGGAAGCGAATTCGGTATCCGATCCATCCGCTTTATCAGCCCAAAGATAATTTTCTCGAATGGCATATTAGGGAAGTGTTTAGAGGACCGGGAAGGTATCTGGTGAAATGA
- a CDS encoding HNH endonuclease encodes MKFYIGVTDHSWFHHLSNIQPDEVNFWQPGGKQTFKAIQTNDLFLFKLHSPHNFIVGGGFFVRHSFLPVSLAWEAFGIKNGMADYIGFRNGIHKYRKSDFRSEPDPTIGCIILALPFFFEKRDWIPVPVDWKPNIVQGKTYDTDTELGLALYGNVHERLNRLSYKDSESIMEIGESNRYGSGQIIYPRIGQGTFKVIVTEAYHRRCAITGEKTLPVLEAAHIKPYSQNGPHLTINGLLLRKDMHTLFDRGYITINEELQIEVSKRIKEDYGNGKEYYAFHGKRLAEIPEQHNERPSTQFLRWHNENVYLA; translated from the coding sequence TTGAAATTCTATATCGGAGTTACAGATCATAGTTGGTTTCATCACTTGTCGAATATACAACCGGATGAAGTGAACTTCTGGCAACCAGGTGGCAAACAAACGTTTAAAGCCATACAGACGAATGATCTGTTTTTGTTTAAACTACACAGTCCACATAACTTTATTGTCGGTGGAGGTTTTTTTGTCAGACATTCATTCTTACCAGTATCTCTGGCATGGGAAGCTTTCGGAATTAAAAATGGAATGGCTGATTATATAGGTTTTAGAAATGGCATTCATAAATACAGAAAGAGTGATTTTCGCTCGGAGCCTGATCCAACGATTGGTTGCATCATACTTGCACTGCCATTTTTCTTTGAAAAACGTGATTGGATTCCTGTGCCAGTAGACTGGAAGCCCAATATTGTACAAGGTAAAACGTATGACACTGATACAGAGCTCGGGCTTGCCCTATATGGAAATGTTCATGAAAGGCTTAATCGATTGTCATATAAAGATTCTGAGTCCATAATGGAAATCGGCGAGTCGAATCGTTATGGTTCGGGACAAATTATTTATCCGAGAATAGGTCAGGGCACATTCAAGGTTATAGTGACTGAAGCTTATCATCGCCGCTGTGCAATAACAGGAGAAAAAACCTTGCCAGTCTTGGAAGCTGCACATATCAAACCGTATTCTCAAAACGGTCCACATTTGACCATTAATGGCTTGCTATTGAGGAAAGATATGCATACGTTATTTGATCGAGGCTATATAACAATCAATGAAGAACTCCAAATTGAAGTAAGTAAGAGAATTAAAGAGGATTATGGAAACGGTAAAGAGTATTATGCATTTCATGGGAAGAGACTAGCCGAGATTCCTGAACAGCATAATGAAAGACCATCCACACAGTTTTTAAGATGGCACAATGAGAATGTATATCTAGCATAG
- a CDS encoding IS630 family transposase (programmed frameshift), whose protein sequence is MTMEAVKLQEVEKRLKQEKNRRMFERYQTVRLHLLGHDKQQIATIIGRSERTVRTYLQQYHESGLDGLQMNFSPGRRERITKEQQVKLKKTIIESLPHEVGFTAKFNWTLQLIGEYIKREFGESYSIRGVSKLMHRLDMSYTKPTYTLAAADEEKQKEFVETTFPRLKKLENGEIDHLLFEDEAMIRDYQALQRTWFAKGKQRIIKTTGKHRGVKLFSTVDYGTGQIVWQEDEEYTAEKFLVFLHRVVDAYPKGKITMVLDNARAHHAKLLEPFFKEQQGRLKLVFLPPYSPELNIVEGLWKWLKSDVINNVFYHTVVEIRGNVHSFMEQIMKDPLNIIDRLCIRMESGELPENQ, encoded by the exons ATGACGATGGAAGCAGTTAAGTTACAGGAAGTTGAGAAACGGTTAAAACAAGAAAAGAACCGTCGAATGTTCGAGCGATACCAGACAGTTCGCTTACATTTACTGGGGCATGACAAGCAGCAAATTGCCACAATCATCGGGAGGTCGGAGCGTACGGTAAGAACGTATTTACAGCAATATCACGAATCCGGTTTAGATGGATTACAGATGAATTTCTCCCCTGGTCGCCGTGAGCGAATTACTAAAGAGCAGCAAGTGAAGCTTAAGAAGACAATCATAGAATCACTTCCTCATGAGGTTGGATTTACGGCAAAATTCAACTGGACGCTTCAACTGATCGGCGAGTATATCAAACGTGAGTTTGGCGAAAGTTACTCCATCCGGGGTGTGTCCAAGTTGATGCACCGTCTTGATATGAGCTATACCAAACCAACCTATACCTTAGCGGCAGCTGACGAAGAGAAGCAAAAAGAGTTTGTCGAAACAACCTTCCCAAGGTTAAAAAAATTA GAGAATGGCGAAATTGATCATTTATTGTTTGAAGATGAAGCCATGATCCGTGATTATCAAGCTCTTCAACGCACCTGGTTTGCTAAAGGCAAACAGCGAATCATAAAAACCACAGGCAAACATCGAGGCGTAAAGCTGTTTTCTACAGTTGATTACGGCACAGGCCAAATCGTATGGCAGGAAGATGAGGAATATACAGCTGAAAAGTTTCTGGTGTTTCTGCATCGAGTCGTTGATGCTTACCCCAAAGGCAAAATAACAATGGTATTGGACAATGCTCGAGCTCACCACGCAAAATTGCTTGAACCATTTTTTAAGGAGCAGCAAGGTCGGCTTAAACTTGTTTTTCTTCCTCCGTACAGCCCAGAACTTAATATCGTCGAGGGATTATGGAAATGGTTAAAGTCGGATGTGATTAATAATGTCTTCTATCACACCGTCGTCGAAATACGAGGAAACGTACATTCCTTCATGGAACAAATCATGAAAGATCCCTTAAACATCATCGATCGTCTATGCATTAGGATGGAATCAGGGGAGCTACCGGAAAACCAATAG
- a CDS encoding nucleotide pyrophosphohydrolase, with amino-acid sequence MEAIIKSIIEFRDARDWKQFHNPKDLAISLSLEASELLENFQWKDSKTALIENMDEIKNELADVLIYALMMANDLEIDVETIILNKLKINEAKYSVEKYKGSSRKYSEN; translated from the coding sequence ATGGAAGCCATAATCAAGTCAATTATAGAGTTCCGAGATGCACGAGATTGGAAGCAGTTCCATAACCCTAAAGACTTAGCAATTTCTTTATCTTTGGAAGCTAGTGAACTACTTGAGAACTTTCAATGGAAAGATAGTAAAACGGCTTTGATTGAAAATATGGACGAGATTAAAAACGAATTAGCTGATGTCTTGATTTATGCCTTGATGATGGCAAATGATTTAGAGATCGACGTAGAGACAATAATTCTTAATAAATTAAAGATTAACGAGGCAAAGTATTCTGTAGAAAAATACAAGGGAAGTTCAAGGAAGTACTCAGAGAATTGA